aagaaaaacatacacataacaGAACATAAAGATACACCTGTAAACATCTtcctgattggctgagttaTAGCATGAATTAGAAGCTAAACTAATGGGCTAAACTGATAGTATGTAAAGCTGGTTTTGTGGGGGTTTTATGTTTGAAGTATGTCTAAAAGTTAATGTTAATGTGGATTTTTCTGTAAGGCTCATTGAAAGTTGTGGAAACTTTACAAAGATGTTCACATTTGAAACTTTTCTTGCCTACCCTCAGTTGTGCACAAGTCAGAAGACAAGCAGGACAGGTCTTCAAGGATGTCAGTAAAACACGAGAACACTACACATGTGAATCAGAACTGAACCCAAGGGAGTTTAAAGACCTTAATCTAAAGACAACTGCCAGTCAAGCATTCTTTACTCCTGTCCCCGATAGTCTGCCTGTCCggccgtctgtctgtctgtctgtctgtctgtctctctcacatagTGACAACGGTCTGTAGTCCCCTGATTGCTCTTGTTCTGATAGTGTTCCTCTCTGCCCcttcacacccccacccccccacccccttctttcttgCAGGTCCACATGAAGGAAGTGATGTCGTCGGTGTGGGTGCAGGGGCTGGATGCAGGGTACCTACGAGATCAGATGATGGCTGACCCCCTAATGAGGGAGGTGATCGGGGAGTGCTGCAGTGACGCACTGGCAGGGAACAGCCAGCAGGGGGAAGCCATGCTCGCCGCTTTCAAACCGCGGGGCTACTCTGAGTGCATAGTTACtgtaggaggagaggacagggggtgagtacacagaaacacacatacacacacacacacacacatctgtgcatAGTTGTATTTCATTGAAATTCGCATGCTCTCTCTCGTgctgtctcactcacacacaaatagacctCCACATACAGCCAAATGTCTTCTGTGAATTCTGCTGCTCTCTTTTACTCATAACCACACATGTGCTCAcagtctcacatacacacagacacaaacacacacacacacacatacacacacacacataaagaagtTTGGAGTGAAATCTATTGTCAGAAGTTCGGCTTGCGTCATTTATCAAGTCACATAAAGGCCTCATTGTGTCACGATTGTTATGTTACTGAATTACAAACAGTAAGTCACACCATGACATTTACAGTCACATGCTCTGGCTTCCCACAAAGGGAATGTTTCCAGAGAGTCTGCAATCCAAACTTAAACTGAAGCTTGCTCTATCTTGCTGTCGTTCTTTCTGACAATTGCACAactaaaggtgcagtcagcggtTGTATGCAATTTCAAGCTATTCaagcattttttgtcacattcagcaatcatctcacAACCGCTAGTTGCTCATTTCGtcagtacactgtaaaaaagtgGAGTTTCTGTAgaaatactgaagggaggggtgagctacctctctggtgtgtttcgtttggtccttggttaaaatataatgtacattgttttggacaaaggcgtctgctaataaatttaaatctaaatctaaacataaacaaacacgacTTCCTGTACAATGAAAAAATTGATATTTAACTATACACCACTGGTTGCTACTGCCTTGGTTTTTTGTTTCAGCTCTTgtttatatatttgtatatcacACAGCTGGGAAAAATATCTCAACATAAGATGCAAGTAAAGTAAACTGTGCACTGAACACATTGTGCAATGGTGCAGCAGTTACACAACTATTGAGCTGCTTTTGTTATGAGCTTGCTCCCTCCACCCAGAGGATATGACGTGTACAGTGATGAACATGCATCACTCTGTGTGCTAAGTACCCCACACTCGACAAGACGGGGATAACCAGTCCTGATAACCTTGATAAAAATAGGATGCCTCAATGAAAGGCCTTTGGACCTGTGTGCGGTTGATGCAGTAATGTCCTCAGTGACCAGCTCCTCAAGGTCAAGGTGAAGGTCTCTTCAGTAGCTGTGAACTCAGTGTGCTAATGATTCAAAATGACAAGATGCCTCGATGGCAGGGCTTAGGATTTGTGTGCCATGCATGACGGGGATGCAACAGTATTTTTTGCCGTCAGCAACTGAGGGCAATGCAGTGGGATTTGGGAGAAAGCAGAGAACATGATGTTTTGGAAGAATATCTGATTTTAATGATCAaaaggagaaaggaagagagaaacgtCAGAGGGTGTATGCCAAGGGTGTCTGGCTGGGCAACTGTCCAAAATGAGTGCTACTATGAAAACATGAATGAGAGCATGCATGTAaaagcattagtgtgtgtgcttggctgTATGTGCTCATGTACTTTGTTAAAGAATACTtgaataaatatatatgtacatatagcctacacatacagtaagcgtgttttgtgtgtgtgtgagagagagagacagtgtgtgtgtgcttaagtgtatgtgtgcgcgtttaagtgtgtatgtgtgtgcgtgcacacatgcctgtgtgtgtgaactgaacATGTGTGAGTCACTGCTGTGGGACCGGTGCTGCTGTAACTCCTGCTTCCTATTTCCTGTTTACAGCACACGGAAGCCTCTGCCAGTGGTGCGCGGCATGTGCCCCCTGTACGACCCCAACCGGCAGGTGTGGATCGACCTGGAGCCTATGAGCGTGGGCCGCGTTGGGCATGGAGTGGTCGCAGCAGGTCAGTGACTGTCAGTGCGTTTACATGACACTCGAGAAACTCAAATTATTGTGTTAGTCCGACCAAAACCGTGTAACACACTCAGTTAATGTGATAGAAGCTCGCCTGACCCCTGCATGTATACACTTGTTCTGACTCAAATCAGGCTGTGTGACAGTGTTTGTGTCCATCCCTGTTCAACCTAAAGCCTGATTTATGCTCACTTTTCGTATGAAATCGATCCATTGATGCATTTTGTCCATATCTGTAACCTTGAAGTGAACGATGTCTATATCCGCGGCATTTTCTAACGTTGCACATAAATGAGCCTTAAACTGTCCTAACAAATGCCAATGAACATCATCAAACTCCAACATCCTGTAGCCAGTGGGAGTTGATGATTGTGTGCTTAAACCAATGGCCAGGCGTTTCAGTCTAAAACTACTAAGCTAGCGACGTAAAAGCCTTGTATAAACATTTGTTGTTTACATTTTTTGCTGGGTTTACTTGTCCTTCATGTCAACATTTGGCATCAGAATAAGATGACACAAAACTAGTTACCTATAAAAACAGCGCTAAGTATTTACCTAtaataagttttttttttttttttttttcaaactgtttAAAACATTAGTGCAGTGTAAATTATGTATTACTCCTCTCATTATCTCAAACTCATGGCAGCCACCATAAGAGTGTAGACCATAAGAGTGTAAGGTAGGCGTTTGTTTGGCTAGTGTGAAAGAACCTTTAACCAGTCCCCTCCAAGGCTCTGAGTTACATTTTTAAGTGTCTGGTTTGAAAAGGCATTTCCTCCGCacctaaaatgcctgctaatCTCATGGAAGTCACCCCTTCAGCCATTACTTAACTCTCTGGGCCCATTTCCTGTACATGGATTAAGACTAGTCGAACCGAAATTAATATGTCTACTGAAAAAGAGATTTTAGTCCAGGACTGCTCAATCCATGTTCAGTAACTCAGCTGTTTCTTTTGGTTCCTGGGAGATGAATGGAGGTCCATTAAATCTGCTAATCAAGCCTCTCTGGGTCAGACATGACTTCATCACTTTGAGACAGAAGTATACGCCTGAAGACAGGTTGGAGAACTTGGCACAGCCTATGGCCACAGgctgttctagaatcttccTTCAACGTGACAAGACCACCACTTCATCATTCACAAACTTCAAATCATCAGGCCACGCTTTGAGCTGTGACCTTATAAGTCCGTTGGATTTGTTTAGTAAATTCAATCTCATTTAGCCATCAGTCCATTCCTCAATCACTCTCTGGCCAAATTTTCCTACAACGGTCTgtaaatgttgttgttgttgttcagtTTATGTCTGTTCTAGAATACTGGCGTTAACCATCATAAAAACCTTCATGTCAGAAATCAGAACTCCATTTCTTGAAAATCTAGCGACATAGAAAGATGACAACTCAAAAAAAGAATCAGTTCTATATGTATATGTCCAACAAAAAAGTTAAAGTATTGTCTTGCCTGAGAAATTATTTATACTCTTATGGGTGTGAAGGAGCAGAGGTAACATTACCAACTGACAATTGGTCGACCTGGAGTCGATTCCCGCCTTTACGAGTCTGTGTTGCTTTGGATCAAAGTGGCTGTTATATCAGTTAACTTTAGCTTTAACCTTTTACACACATCTTcaagcccccatcaccccctgTCCCGtccccgcctgatgcctccttgcctgtgcctgttgaggtgtccatgaccttggcaaccttgacagggataACAAGGAGGTGGACATCACCCATTtcttgcacttctggttagacacaaactgcattttgttgtctttgtacttgtactctgcacaatgacaatagtTGAATCTAATCTCATCTAATCTAATGTATCAGTCACCAAGCCTGTGCCTAGTGTTTTGAGGAATGTAACTTTCtttcctgtggtgtgtgtgtgtgtgtgtgtgtgtgtgtgtgtgtgtgtgtgtgtgtgtgtgtgtgtttgttatcagAGGGCTACCTGTTTGCAGTGGGTGGGATGGATGACACCAAAACCGTGCTGAGCAGTGGGGAGAAATACGACCCGGAACTCAACACTTGGAGTCCCATACCCCCTATGAAACAGGTAATGTCATGGGAAACAACATACACCATTCAAATAGGTGACAATATAGCCTATATCAAACAACATACCCCCTACAAAACAGGTGACAATATACCCTATATAAAAAAAGGTAACAATTCGCCCCCTATGATACAGCTGACAACATACCCCATATCAAACCGATAGCAACATACCCCATATCATACCGATAGCAACATACCCCATATCATACCGATAGCAACATACCCCATATCAAACCGATAGCAATATACCCCCTGGCACAGGTGACCACACCACATACCATACTTTAAGACCGGTAGCAGACCTCATCCCAAGAAGGGTATGGTATAGATGAGCTGATGTATGGATGCTGTGAGGTTGGCTTGGTACACTGTCTATCTGGtgcttttttgtttatttatagtAGTTGCCCACTAGGGGGAGTAGGTCCAGCACATTCTGAAATCTCCCACAACATGGCTGCCATCTGTAGATGTCATTATGTAGATGGCCTTACCTACTAATAACTACTGTTAAGATATATGCCGTTAATACcgttaatatataaatatatatttaactcTGTATAAATAAATGTTACCTTTTATTTTATTGGAAAGATGATGGTATGACAAAATGCATTATATTTTTCTATTAAATGTAAGATGTGAAACTGTGGCCACATTTTCCACCAGGTGTCAGTAATGTGCTGTTTTAAGATGTAAACTcacttcttgtgtgtgtgtgtgtgtgtgtgtgaatgtgtgtgtgtgtgtgtgtgtgtgtgtgtgtgtgtgtgtctgtaggctcGTCAGCACTTTGGTATAGTTGAACTGGATGGGTTGGTATATGTGctagggggagagagtgaggattGTGAGCTGCTCACCGTGGAGGTGTATGATCCACACTTCAACACCTGGACTACACTTCCTGATATGACCATGGTTCGTAAggtgtgtctctctcactcacgttgttatctctcttcatctctctagacaaacacacacaaaaacacagacacatgcatacttgcatatgtacacacacaaacacacagacgcatgcatacacatacacacacacacacacatacacacagacacagacacacagacatgctgtacacacactgtatacatgCCATCAGGTCTATCACTCACACTCTCCTGGTGTTGTGTGTACTGATGATCTGTTGTCTGTAGATTGGCTGCTACGCCACCATGAGGAAGAAGATCTATGCCATGGGTGGAGGCTCATACGGCAAGCTGTACGACTCAGTGGAGTGCTACGACCCTAAAATGCAACAGTGGACTGCCCTCTGCCCCCTCAAAGAGAGAAGGTACACTCCACAATGTCTGCTTAAGAAGGTGATCAGACAAGACGCGTTTTTTGCAGTGAGGGGCGTCTTTTTTATGTTGTTTCGTAGGCTATTGGCAGTaagccaggggtgggcaaactgcggcccgcgggccggatctggcccgccaagcactttcatccggcctgccgagcatttcatttagttatcaggctgctcgctatttttttcctgcgatagggacgacgttggttagctttactgcaaactgcttttcactctccttagataatgtttacaatgtcaatgtcaaaacatcatgttaaatagagataacatcatgttaaactaagttaactcttagttatctcctttgcagcagatctaacgtgaacattatgcaatccatttaattgggaacgcgtctgcactcacaagagggagagagagccacaggttccagctggcttgtgattgttgataattgatatctccttcttataagaaagttttaaaaggaaatcatgaaggcaacagtagttcccactactgaccatttaaaaactgtaagagggcccagccgtaggtacagcactagccatagcggagcaggcagaagatcattgagaaataaacgtgaaataaacgtgaattaaagcgactgtcttaaagcgacagtgcacaatttatacatttgttaaacagcataaaattagcagtatttttaagcaattaatattttaaaacaaatacttttcatactaaattataggctataaaaaatgtatttttttttttttatgcgtgtgccgttggggggggggggcagtaagcGCTTTGCGCGCTGCTTATGCGCCCAGAGTGCCTCGCGTTTTGTGGGCCTGCTGCGCTTCGCATTTTGTCTAATTGAAAAACGTTTGACTCAAAGCGGAAAAACGCCCAACGTCATTCTCGTTTTTATGAAAACATATAGTGCACCTCGTGCTTTACAAGCGGCAAAGCAAGTCCTGTCTGATAGCACCCTAAGGCAGCATTTCCCAAACTGTGTCCCGTGGTACATTGGTGTGCCATGAGGGCTGCGCAGAAAAGAAAAATTTGAGTTTTCATTGTCCTTGATGATAATAGTTCGCATCACATTTCGCATCACATTTAATGACGTTACTTTCTAAATCCACCTGACCATTTAAATCTGgatacatttttgttttgcacGTTTGCACCTATAGATACTGTTTTTATTGGTCAGGGTATGTTatcccaaagtccttttaggcaagtccctccactcggcgggcatttgacaacactttttgggcactcgtcgggcatccatttcggcagaaatgcgcatgcgcaaggcttcacgacaccaatcttgctccagcggcgagatcacaacacatgattggcacgatgtcttcacaacacaccatatgattggctcaatgtattcacatcacaccacatgattggctcaatgtattcacatgtcgacgttttgccgaggaaggggtgggatatgcgtagacaacggccatattggcgtgacaaactagccccatgcatttctatggagtattttttgagtgctgtgtctccacattagaaagtctggtTATCCTCACATAGGGCTGCACAACAACATGGCAGCATTCAGAAGTAGCAAAAGATTGTTCGCTAATGACTGCCATTCTGTGTATAGCCGAATAGCAACTGGTAAATATTTACTTTCAAAGGAAGGATTGACCATGAACCTTTTGTCGTGCTGAATAGAAAAAATGAGAGAATTAAAGCGGTGAGCAGTAGGCTCAGTCAATTCTTAACATTAACGTTATGTGTCAAAATACAAGCGTTTTTGTTGCGTTTTTTGGCAGCATGAGGCGTGGGATCAGGCAATGAAAAGCAATAAACCTGTTATATTGCAGCTTTTGTTATATAATTAATGTCATGGCGGTGTGCTGTAAGATTTTCTCATAGTAAATAGAGTGCCACTAgagaaaaaagtttgggaaataCTGGCTTAAGGAACAGGAACAGTATTCCATACAAGGTCATCAAACAAAAATGGTGGTGGACTTGCAGTGACATTCTAACAGTGCGTAAAGATCCAGTGTTTTTTAACACGTCTGTAAACTTTGTAACCTTTATGCATCGGATATGGTTTAGTTTCACATGAATCAGTCTATGACAAACACAGAATCATAGCCTTTGGGGAAGTGATGATTTTGCTATATTGGAGTATATTCTTCTGTTTGGCTTTTACAATCAATACATCAGCACCTAATGCAATGGTTATTTACAAGAAATAGAGCTATTCAGAGAATTGATGTGATGTTAGTAATGATGGGATTGCCCTGTATGCGTGGTATGCGTATGACGAAACAAGTCCTCACTCAGGTCCTCATTTCAACACCCCTTCCCTGTTGGCAGATGTGTAAATGGAAACAAAGGAAGTGGTGTTGTTTTGCGTGGCTCTCTGTGACGCGCTGAGTGAGACTAATCATTATTAGAAACAGCTCGTCTCTGAGGAGGGAGCAGTGCTCCACAGAGATATGACAAATCTCTGTGCAACACTGATGTGgaatacctagagattggcatgggatactttccataagatcatctctcaatgcaaatcaaacttGCTATTAGTCAAAATAGGCCTATGGGTTGCACAAAACATGTCCCTGAagctgtttgcaaaaaaatccCCTCAGATTACACattatcagcagcagcagcaaatgaGCTGTTGTTGGCCACGCCCCACTCCGGAACTGATTCCATGTTTAcgtcaatagacctctgaagtttgcctacaaaaaagctaccatctttgtCCAAATAAGGAGATCTGGTATCTTGGGATTTTTTCAAAGGGGAAAatgggattttgaattatcgcacctgttaaactctcgcggggacaAAGAAATCgtaaatgcagacgttttgctctacacacttttgtcctctgccttcgagtggaccCTGTGATCTTCGGGACATGAAGACAACACACTTTGatctttgctaccccagagttaACTTACAATGCAACTTGtctaggtagttagcttcaattaacacccaGATGTTTGTGTGACAAACGTCATCGGCAGTTCTGTTTGAATTTTCGTAGTAAAGTGGCCTAACAGTCAAGTTCTTAGAGTTTAGCCGAAAcgtctgctaaatacaataACCATAGCAGAATCAATTCAGACACCTGCATGTATAATGTAACATGGCCTaacaatgttaaataataatggGTAAAACTTTATTTGGGTCGGTATATAGAGTTGCTGTAGCCTAATTAAAAGTTGAAAAGCATTTGTGAAATTGGCTGCCTATTACCGGATGGCCTGGGTCTCTGGCAGCATAAGCTAGGCAAGAGGTTCCCAAACGTAAAAATGCCGAGGCCCAATTGCAACTCCGATgggagggggtggtgggtgggaaTATTGAAATGTTTCGGCCGATGACGATCGGCCCTGCCAATTTTGATCAGCTCAACCGGAGACTGAAGGCAGGATACTTTCAGAAACCCGTATCTCACGCAAATCAGCAtggatggtttttttttttttttcaagtttgtatgtgtgtggaagcACCAGACACAAATTAATACCCCAAATTCCAGAAAAAGGGATATTTTCATTATATGGGCactttaacataggggtgtgtatatgtattgctcctgtattttaaggaagaacatttatttatttatttacgatacattattcattctcaaagaaaattggtgtccttaaaggttggatttgtcctatttttgtttattaaggcatgaagatcaatttccaaaagatgatttttattcctctttttagtcaactttagcatgggtgtgtaAACTTTGTAACGTGAATATATCCTAATTTAAAAGCTATGCCCTTTACATCTGTGAGTGCAAACTAACTCCATGGGAATTGGAGAGGCCTTTTTAGATATTGTTTGTACACAAAATGTTTTAGACCCTAAAAGCACATTGAAGGAAAGAAGCGGTTGTTCAGGTTATCATGGAGGACTTTTATAGACTTTTAGGGATGAATGAAGAACCAGAAGAGTTGTCCTTTAGTACAGAATAACATCGGAACTACCAGAACCCTTATTTACACTgcagtctttgtttgttttgaaaatGGTCCCATTTTTAATCATCCATGTCATCCGATCATCCATGTTGTCAGAATTCAGTGGTTGAGAGATCAAGACGGACAACAGCCTCTGTATCTGTGTATTTattatgaattatgaattatagtgtgtatgtgtgtgtgtgtgtgtgtttatatatatatatatatatatatatatatatatatatatatatatatatatatatatatatatatatatatatatatatatatatataaatgtgtgtgtgtgtgtgtgtgtgtgtgtgtgtattctcagGTTTGGCTCTGTGGCCTGTGGCGTGGGACAGGAGCTGTATGTCTTTGGTGGTGTGAGGAGTCGTGACACAGATAATCCAGAGTCCAGTCAGATGACCACCTGCAAATCTGAGTTCTACCACGACGAGCTGAAAAGGTGGCCACCATCACAAGTTCCTTCAAATGTTTATGCCAAAAGTCTAAATAAGTctaagggctgtattttgggcaccagcgcatggcgtaaaactcgtttttcaCCCGCGGAAAGTTTAatttggtattttgcacgtttattttttaaacattgcgcccaggggtgtggcaattaacaacctagggaggggcctggcgcgttgtctaaaaatcgctatcgtacaccacctaaacctggtcagaagtcaatggcgagttgttcatatgctattttaagagcgcatgtcaacagtcatattggaaggtgcacgcaccatccttctatcattcatgaacgcacaccagtgcacgtccatgcaaagcattacaaattgcacaattacaatgggaaacataattagaataaagatattacgaaatactgtacatctcatgatgagtagttattcaccatcatttgcaaattggtaatgacggttaaaagtgattaggggagaggcgagagacacgtatggagcacagctgaagacgcactgtcacgagataagcaactcctctgcaggataaatgttgttttattcagtcatttgagcaatattagggtaagtgttgctttttccagcctatgttttcgatggtaacccattgtcagtcaatagtgaaagtaactgcatatgtCTTCGTTGattgacaccttggtgaagttagtttcactttgccaatgagttcaagtAATAgatgagtgcaaatgcgtgaaggctatgctaggttttagtaaagcatggtttaagaatgactatttcatacggtctcgcaagcagcctccttcaaatgcgccgttgaatgtcaaaataccgattTATTACGCGTAATCATTTATTTGACaaatcgcgctttgcgccgttaaagggaatgaccgatgtcattctcattggtttaaaatgatgttgcgccccaaacacacccatatgactgattaaaaaacctaggaacaccttgttgcgccatgcgctccacttttgataacgaaacccctcccaatgtgaactggacatcctactaaatttgaatagacttttgacgagtgacgatgcactttagaatgtcatgatagggccctaagtCTAAATACGTTATTTCAAAAGATACTGAAAACCTATTTTCAACACTGGCTCTTTGTCTTTGTTACTCAAGACCCACAATGATGATGTCATCtactttaaaggagaaatccggccaATTTTAACATCGAGCTCAGTTTATCAGTTTATGTTCACGGAATACTGTTGGTCAGaaaaaacgagaaaaaaaaCGGTGCTTCTGACGCGGGTTAGCCGgctagtggctaaagcagccaaagTGCTTACAAGCTGCATTATGGGGGCATGTTCTAAACTGTACCTTTGAGCCtttaacagactcaaaatgtcatgaCATCAACATTGTGGGTCTTGAGTAACGAAGACTAATGAAGAGTACATACCACAAAAGAAAGTGTTTTTCAGTATTTTCCTCTCAGTGTATTTTATATTGGCTCCAATTGTGACACGATGTCATACAATTATACATTATACAGTATATCTTAATACTATTGCAAACTAGGGCTTAAAAGAAATATAAGCCATGATAATGACACAGATTTACCCCAGTGATGTGGTGATCTATTATTTGTATTACAAAATCCACTTTGATAAATGCCTTTGACACAATATCTTGCTTTGGCAAATGTCATCTATTTAAAGCACTCAAAATaaattataaatataaatatcaaaacaatttctttttttttttttttttcatttattacAGTAAATTAATTTTAGACAATAAGAAATTAGAAACAGCAGTATCAGTAAACCACTTAGTGTAAACACAGTAAAACTCACCTttcccctctctcatctctctcgtCCCTGCCCCTTGCTTCTTAGGTGGATGTATCTGGATGACCAGAGTCTCTGTGCCCAGACCAGTTCGTCCTTTGTGTACGGAGCCGTTCCTATTGGGGCCAGCATCTACGTGGTGGGAGACCTGGACACTGGTAAGTTTGGGATGTGGTCTGCACAGCAATGGAGTGGTTTTTGAAAgagcttttttttccctttgcattttaaaaaaaagatttgcaTCCACACTCATTTCTTGCATAACCTGTGCTGCAACTTATTAGGTCTTTCCACCTGATGTTGGGGGGGGCGGGCATCTTGGAGAGTAGTTGCAACACAACAGACACGAGTGAGTCGTAGCTCGCCAAGCCTATCCAACGTCATCCCAACCCTATGAGCACCGTGCGGAGGGACACATTTTTcgtctggattttttttttactccccCACTTACTTAAAATGTCCTATTTAAATAAACCTGATCGGTATTATTTGTTGATCTTTATTGCCTCTCCTTTTTGCCATACAGAGCACAGAGAGCAAAGATCTCCTATTCCACCAACGTGGCACACATCCGGGTACTTGTAGTtgtttattacattacattacattacattacattacattacatttgcctgacgcttttttagccaaagcgactaacaacatggtaaacagtttaagttttagagcaattctcaacaattttaggacaatttaaaaacattagagtacagtaagaataagtgcatcagtgagt
This DNA window, taken from Alosa sapidissima isolate fAloSap1 chromosome 11, fAloSap1.pri, whole genome shotgun sequence, encodes the following:
- the gan gene encoding gigaxonin, producing MSSTPESRRVGSVVSDPQHSRKILTALRSFQLEQCFQDAVLVIDDEEIPVQKNILAAASPYIRTKLNYNPPKEDGSVYRIELQGVSSPIMKQILDYIFTGEVSLSEETIQDMVQAADLLLLTDLKGLCCQFLESCIAAENCVGIRLFALHYCLHHVHHVATEYLQTHFRDVAASEEFRELPPERLCELLAMEKLNVGNEKHVLEAVVRWLKHDLEARRVHMKEVMSSVWVQGLDAGYLRDQMMADPLMREVIGECCSDALAGNSQQGEAMLAAFKPRGYSECIVTVGGEDRGTRKPLPVVRGMCPLYDPNRQVWIDLEPMSVGRVGHGVVAAEGYLFAVGGMDDTKTVLSSGEKYDPELNTWSPIPPMKQARQHFGIVELDGLVYVLGGESEDCELLTVEVYDPHFNTWTTLPDMTMVRKIGCYATMRKKIYAMGGGSYGKLYDSVECYDPKMQQWTALCPLKERRFGSVACGVGQELYVFGGVRSRDTDNPESSQMTTCKSEFYHDELKRWMYLDDQSLCAQTSSSFVYGAVPIGASIYVVGDLDTGTAYDYVREFRRSTGTWHRTKAMVTSDLCKTGCASLRFANCKLFRLQLKQGLFRIRVP